The Neptunomonas concharum genomic interval ATCAATAATACCAATCCGATCTTAGATGAAGACTCTGCTGAGCGCCAAGAGGTAGAAGCGCATGGTATTGAAATCGCCTATGATGGAATGAGTATCGAGCTGTAGGTGATGCTATGAATAGTCCACAAACACTGCCGCCAATGACGCGCGAGGCATTTGAAACCGCCTTACGTGCCAAGGGTAACTTTTACCATACGCAGCATCCTTACCACGTCGCTATGTATGAGGGACGTTGCACACCAGAGCAGATTCGTGGTTGGGTTGCTAATCGTTTTTACTACCAGATCAGTATTCCGATTAAAGATGCTGCGATCATGGCAAACTGCCCTGATCGGGATGCTCGTCGCCAATGGGTGCAACGTATTCTCGATCATGACGGATATGAGGGTGCTGAGGGCGGTATAGAAGCTTGGCTGCGTTTGGGTGAATCTGTCGGTCTCACCCGTGAGGAGATTTTGTCAGAAGAGCATGTGCTGCCGGGTGTTCGCTTTGCCGTCGATGCCTATGTGAATTTTGCTCGTCGAGCGACGTGGAAAGAGGCGGCGAGTTCATCATTAACTGAACTGTTTGCACCGACTATTCATCAGAACCGTCTTGATACTTGGCCCACTCATTATCCGTGGATAAAAGCAG includes:
- the pqqC gene encoding pyrroloquinoline-quinone synthase PqqC; its protein translation is MNSPQTLPPMTREAFETALRAKGNFYHTQHPYHVAMYEGRCTPEQIRGWVANRFYYQISIPIKDAAIMANCPDRDARRQWVQRILDHDGYEGAEGGIEAWLRLGESVGLTREEILSEEHVLPGVRFAVDAYVNFARRATWKEAASSSLTELFAPTIHQNRLDTWPTHYPWIKADGYQYFRNRLTEARRDVEHGLQITLDHYTTREQQDRMLEILQFKLDVLWSMLDAMTMAYELKRPPYHTVTDQRVYHRGLSV